The following coding sequences are from one Lolium rigidum isolate FL_2022 chromosome 6, APGP_CSIRO_Lrig_0.1, whole genome shotgun sequence window:
- the LOC124660860 gene encoding guanine nucleotide-binding protein subunit beta-like protein: MSAPLPGRTLADLDGDVLAHCARHLCARDVASLAMACRPLHAAAYCDAVWYLLYREQWPFQQVPRGALGIRELYIRRHTEVHQMKFNDPLSSIYYLDPTESAPSHLMLDRNDVWFSQGPVAKRLSLGWLNMELMETYKSHGARITCMRLFPLIDTPFFRSDTYTNEKALVTSSTDRTVRLCWKGLSRCYKGHSGPVTAVADKLLGDGEFKVLATGSEDCTIRLWSMSTRAKKHPLISTLHGHEKTLSLLSVAWHKSSLLVSSSKDTKVKVWDTMAPPSSVSSSCVGGTHLNSSGPPVAIKCYESLCYIAAGSEVTAIDLRTMKKSSVLALRNQRILSCEMLPSEWLICTGIKDKALLWDIRKSQELANTVAELHSDGPVMLLHLDPYKVVTGAPWDGQVHVWETKTGHLVNTLSCNNPVKSAGRSTLSAMAVDGCRIITTGRSSTEGSLLHYQDFLRSSVPVASPGEEVSKFWGSQKYDDEDSEDDH; the protein is encoded by the exons ATGTCGGCGCCGCTGCCGGGGCGGACGCTCGCCGACCTCGATGGCGACGTGCTGGCCCACTGCGCGCGCCACCTCTGCGCCCGCGACGTCGCCAGCCTCGCCATGGCCTGCCGCCCGCTGCACGCCGCCGCCTACTGCGACGCCGTCTGGTACCTCCTCTACAG GGAGCAATGGCCGTTTCAACAAGTACCTCGTGGAGCTTTGGGGATTAGAGAACTGTACATTCGGAGGCATACTGAAGTACATCAAATGAAATTTAATGACCCCTTATCATCTATTTATTATCTAGATCCCACTGAGTCGGCACCAAGCCATCTAATGCTTGATAGGAATGATGTTTGGTTCTCTCAA GGCCCAGTAGCCAAAAGATTGAGCCTTGGTTGGCTGAACATGGAATTGATGGAAACCTACAAGTCTCATGGTGCAAGAATCACTTGTATGAG ATTATTCCCACTAATCGACACCCCGTTCTTCCGAAGTGATACATATACAAATGAAAAGGCATTAGTCACTTCAAGCACAGATAGAACTGTTCGTCTTTGTTGGAAG GGCCTGTCACGCTGTTACAAGGGCCATTCAGGACCTGTTACTGCTGTGGCTGACAAATTGCTTGGTGACGGTGAATTTAAAGTACTTGCAACTGGTAGTGAAGACTGCACCATTCGCCTCTGGTCTATGAGCACAAGGGCAAAAAAGCATCCTCTAATCTCAACTTTGCATGGACATGAAAAAACACTGTCACTTTTGTCTGTTGCTTG GCATAAATCCTCACTGTTGGTGAGCAGTtccaaagatacaaag GTGAAAGTGTGGGATACAATGGCACCTCCATCCAGTGTCTCATCATCTTGCGTTGGGGGTACTCACCTTAACTCAAGTGGTCCGCCAGTTGCTATCAAATGCTatgaatctctttgttacattgcTGCTGGATCCGAAGTGACAGCAATTGACTTGAGGACAATGAAGAAGTCTTCTGTTCTTGCACTTCGCAACCAAAGAATACTTTCTTGTGAGATGCTACCTTCTGAATGGTTAATATGCACAGGCATAAAAGACAA GGCTCTTCTGTGGGATATTCGCAAGTCCCAAGAACTTGCAAATACAGTCGCAGAATTGCATTCAGATGGTCCTGTGATGTTGCTTCACTTGGATCCATACAAGGTAGTGACGGGAGCCCCATGGGATGGTCAGGTGCATGTCTGGGAAACCAAGACGGGGCACTTGGTGAACACATTGAGTTGCAACAATCCCGTTAAATCAGCTGGGAGAAGCACATTGTCAGCCATGGCCGTGGATGGGTGTAGGATTATCACCACAGGGAGGAGTTCTACCGAAGGCAGCCTGTTGCACTATCAAGACTTCCTGAGATCCTCGGTGCCTGTAGCTTCACCTGGCGAGGAGGTTTCCAAGTTCTGGGGATCTCAAAAGTATGACGACGAAGACAGTGAGGATGATCACTAG
- the LOC124665534 gene encoding uncharacterized protein LOC124665534, with translation MGKRKRSLRPQRMPNKHTQLLKDGEEPQELSGRAPLRPISTSKNRNHRFLSGAQLDSVSSSSPATMAEAAREHVEKIRAEAAREHVEKIRRERYYIGRGEQNPLAEDMHQAVNYLSQELYSKDVHFLMELVQNAEDNEYPEGVAPSLEFLVTSNDITGSGASSTLFIFNNERGFSKSNIESICRVGKSTKKGNRDKGYIGEKGIGFKSVFLISSQPHIFSNGYQIKFNENPCAECNIGYIVPEWVESRPSLSDVKQIYGCSKNLPATCIILPLKDEKVTAVKQQLSNLHPEMLLFLSKIRQLSVREDNCNPRASTVSEIAISSEKNYQMRKNMHAESYTLHLSAQEDGNEEECGYYMWRQKFPVKPENRVDKRTEIDEWVITLAFPQGERLSRGKELSPGVYAFLPTEMVTNFPFIIQADFLLASSREAILFDSPWNKGILESVPNAFLNAFVALVKSRADAPAMSLPSMFRFLPVNPSLIPLLEPVRSGIKDKVLLENIVPCESHTSQKIFCKPDSVARLKPTFWDILGKARESGVDLKNLSTHGTYILSSHFDKSTHNSVLAFLGVKSVSSEWYAKCIEGSNLLKEVHEQLYLEIISFVVDNWQNFFCGTNMLSIPLLKYVDRNNAISFWSISRASQSSDRLCLVSEKKCISWLISWNQEFLSSGRFFLPPSTQTALEDFPRKSTIIQWLHSHAKVESTSVYNYGLTVASSLNTDRRPVIALAHFLYHSSQKGHLESYNLAELCRVMPVIDSYGNSVKTRSSILVPAKGSKWIELIGTNPWTNENYIELHADYKSAGCFAGNYTSEGQLLSFIKAQLHASDVPFIHPPNASFPTVSSPLTVGNAILLLEWIQNLKSRRVTLPARFLACVQQGSWLMTSAGYKPPNESFLSNSEWSNLLQDGSSFVDIPMIDQQFYQNKLHEYKEELKAIGVRSEFREASAYIGSRLMSMAANNMLTRENVYALLRLIRFLQQKVLSPSELINHVKDARWMKSTLGYMSPASCIVYDSEWAVASCISNQPFLDVKFYGEDILAYKPELKLLGVVVGFENNYQLVIDNFKFSSAAVTCDATVLILKCIRYVSSCDDFLKKLKELKWLKTSMGFRAPNESFLLEPEWECLLKVFDGIPVVDVGFYESKISSYKEELKKTGLIIRFEEASKAIGNIFKKMVLKSSLTKVTVLALLASYRQLRKQSPIPVELFNGMQNEKWLRTSLGFRSPSDAILYDEEWKSLSPIADLPFINDDDSHDGLSKEIHGYKHELKGLGVTTEVKDGARFVISGLNFPKHPVNISAATVLSLLRSIRSWLACTTKFPKDFGEKISSCRWLRTTLGYKCPDECILFDRKQSYIYKEDGPFIDESFYGSEIASFKDVLAEIGAIVDVRSGHGLIAQHLRNHKDTATISRIYMYLKECNWEPMDKKSDWIWIPNERESGAWVSPLSCVLHDPDNLFSSQLHVLGKYYEGKLLDFFSSALGVRHAPCAEDYCQLWSTWESLSSELSIVDCASFWKYIAKKWSKNTEKLLSGCAKVPVCVDGKIILSQKEDVFIPDDLLLKDLFDKLPQESFFIWYPSCSLPSASRARLNNIYGSIGVGAISKAVEKNNSFTLEDRSCRKVDQRELLSVGLLQIVLAFLADPALDISIEERHRMVSWLLNVVVLETDRPITVGYRVNLSGGRSVDVKASRMLRWERVNAKLYTQRRNGTASCYKEKIEFATNFADEIAQGLLFEMADQITSLAELIKIGSLVDFQEAAVEYLLRSRNLQLFPEDEAFLNAASRGGSKNC, from the exons ATGGGGAAAAGAAAGCGATCTCTGCGGCCGCAAAGGATGCCCAATAAACACACCCAACTCCTTAAAGACGGTGAAGAACCCCAGGAGCTGAGCGGCCGCGCTCCCCTTCGTCCAATTTCCACCTCAAAAAACCGTAACCACCGCTTCCTCTCCGGAGCCCAGTTGGATTccgtgtcgtcgtcgtcgccggcgacgatggcGGAGGCGGCCCGGGAGCATGTGGAGAAAATCCGGGCGGAGGCGGCCCGGGAGCATGTGGAGAAAATCCGGCGCGAGCGCTACTACATCGGCCGCGGCGAGCAGAACCCGCTGGCGGAGGACATGCACCAGGCGGTGAACTATCTCAGCCAGGAGCTTTACTCCAAAGATGTGCACTTCCTCATGGAGTTAGTCCAG AATGCTGAAGACAATGAGTATCCTGAGGGAGTAGCACCATCTTTGGAGTTCCTTGTTACATCTAATGACATCACAGGATCTGGAGCATCATCAACTTTATTCATTTTTAACAATGAGAGGGGGTTCTCTAAATCAAATATTGAGTCCATTTGTCGTGTGGGGAAGTCAACAAAAAAGGGAAACAGAGACAAGGGTTACATTGGAGAGAAAG GTATTGGATTCAAAAGTGTGTTCCTTATATCGAGCCAGCCCCACATATTCAGTAATGGGTATCAAATCAAGTTTAATGAGAATCCCTGTGCAGAATGTAATATTGGATACATTGTCCCTGAGTGGGTTGAATCCAGACCTAGCCTATCGGATGTCAAACAGATATATGGGTGTTCCAAAAACCTTCCAGCAACCTGTATCATCCTGCCTTTGAAGGATGAGAAGGTTACTGCGGTTAAGCAGCAGCTCTCAAACTTGCATCCTGAAATGCTGTTGTTTCTGTCAAAGATCAGGCAGCTTTCCGTCCGAGAAGATAATTGCAACCCGAGAGCCAGCACTGTTAGTGAGATTGCAATATCCAGCGAAAAGAACTACCAAATGAGAAAGAACATGCATGCAGAGTCTTATACTCTTCATTTATCAGCTCAAGAAGATGGGAACGAAGAAGAATGCGGGTACTACATGTGGAGGCAAAAGTTCCCTGTGAAGCCAGAGAATAGAGTGGACAAACGTACTGAGATTGACGAGTGGGTCATCACTCTAGCCTTCCCACAGGGTGAGCGTCTATCCCGTGGGAAGGAGCTATCTCCTGGTGTATATGCTTTCCTTCCCACGGAAATGGTAACCAACTTTCCCTTCATCATCCAGGCTGACTTCCTCCTTGCATCATCAAGAGAGGCAATACTGTTCGACAGTCCATGGAACAAGGGAATTCTAGAGTCTGTCCCAAATGCTTTCCTGAATGCTTTTGTAGCACTTGTGAAGTCCAGAGCTGATGCACCAGCAATGTCACTTCCATCTATGTTCCGTTTCCTACCGGTCAATCCTTCACTAATCCCATTGCTTGAGCCAGTTAGGTCTGGCATCAAAGACAAGGTTCTTCTTGAGAATATAGTGCCATGTGAGTCTCACACTTCACAAAAGATATTTTGCAAGCCTGACTCGGTTGCTCGGCTCAAACCAACCTTTTGGGATATCCTTGGCAAGGCGCGAGAGTCCGGAGTGGATCTGAAGAATCTGTCCACCCATGGAACCTACATCCTCAGCTCTCATTTTGACAAGAGTACACACAATAGTGTGCttgcatttctgggtgttaaaagtgTGAGCTCTGAATGGTATGCTAAGTGCATTGAGGGGTCTAATCTTCTCAAGGAGGTACATGAACAACTTTATCTGGAAATCATATCGTTTGTCGTGGATAATTGGCAAAATTTCTTTTGTGGAACAAACATGTTGTCTATTCCCCTGCTGAAGTATGTTGATAGGAACAATGCTATCTCTTTCTGGAGCATATCTAGAGCTAGTCAATCGAGCGATAGATTGTGCCTTGTATCTGAGAAGAAGTGCATATCATGGCTCATCAGCTGGAACCAGGAGTTTCTGTCATCTGGACGTTTTTTTCTGCCTCCCAGCACACAGACAGCTCTAGAAGATTTCCCACGGAAGTCAACAATAATACAATGGCTTCACAGCCATGCAAAAGTGGAGTCTACATCCGTGTACAATTATGGACTTACTGTTGCTAGTTCCTTGAACACTGATAGAAGGCCTGTCATTGCTTTGGCTCACTTTCTGTACCACTCATCTCAAAAGGGTCACCTAGAAAGCTACAATTTAGCTGAACTGTGCCGTGTCATGCCAGTGATTGACAGCTATGGCAATTCCGTCAAGACAAGAAGCAGCATTCTGGTACCTGCGAAGGGTAGCAAATGGATTGAACTGATCGGCACTAACCCATGGACGAATGAGAACTACATTGAACTGCATGCAGATTACAAGTCAGCAGGCTGTTTTGCTGGGAACTACACATCCGAAGGCCAGCTCTTGTCTTTCATCAAGGCACAGTTGCATGCATCAGATGTGCCATTCATACACCCTCCGAACGCAAGTTTCCCTACTGTCTCGTCCCCTCTAACTGTGGGCAATGCGATCTTGCTACTAGAGTGGATACAGAATTTGAAATCGAGAAGAGTAACATTACCGGCTAGGTTCTTGGCTTGTGTACAACAGGGAAGTTGGCTGATGACATCAGCTGGTTACAAGCCACCAAACGAATCATTTCTATCCAACTCTGAGTGGAGTAATCTTCTGCAAGATGGATCTTCCTTTGTTGATATACCAATGATCGATCAACAGTTCTACCAAAACAAACTGCATGAGTACAAAGAGGAACTCAAGGCAATTGGTGTAAGATCTGAGTTTAGGGAGGCGTCAGCTTACATTGGCAGCCGCCTCATGTCAATGGCTGCAAACAACATGCTAACCAGAGAGAACGTATACGCATTGCTTCGGCTGAttcggtttcttcaacagaaggtTCTGTCACCAAGTGAACTGATTAATCATGTCAAAGATGCGCGGTGGATGAAGAGTACTCTCGGCTACATGTCTCCTGCTAGTTGTATTGTCTATGATTCAGAGTGGGCAGTGGCATCTTGTATCAGTAACCAACCATTCCTTGATGTCAAGTTCTATGGTGAGGACATCCTTGCGTATAAACCAGAGCTGAAATTGCTTGGTGTTGtcgttggttttgaaaacaactacCAGCTTGTAATTGATAATTTCAAGTTCAGTTCTGCTGCTGTTACTTGTGATGCTACTGTACTTATCCTCAAGTGCATCCGGTATGTAAGCTCATGTGATGACTTCCTAAAGAAGCTTAAAGAATTAAAATGGTTGAAGACCAGCATGGGATTCCGAGCTCCCAATGAGTCTTTTCTTCTGGAACCTGAATGGGAGTGCCTTTTAAAGGTCTTTGATGGAATCCCTGTAGTTGATGTTGGATTTTACGAGAGTAAAATCAGTTCGTACAAAGAAGAGTTGAAGAAGACTGGATTGATCATAAGATTTGAGGAGGCATCGAAGGCTATAGGAAATATCTTTAAGAAGATGGTCCTTAAGTCATCACTTACAAAGGTGACTGTCCTAGCTCTACTAGCATCTTATCGCCAGCTGAGAAAGCAAAGCCCTATTCCTGTCGAACTTTTCAATGGCATGCAGAATGAGAAGTGGTTGCGCACATCGTTGGGATTCAGGTCTCCCTCGGATGCGATATTATATGACGAAGAATGGAAATCTCTGTCACCAATAGCAGACTTACCTTTCATAAATGATGATGACTCTCATGATGGCTTAAGCAAGGAAATACATGGTTACAAACATGAGCTGAAGGGGCTAGGTGTTACTACAGAAGTGAAAGATGGTGCTAGGTTTGTCATTAGTGGTCTAAACTTTCCTAAGCATCCTGTGAACATATCCGCAGCCACGGTCTTGTCATTACTTCGGTCTATCCGGAGCTGGTTGGCTTGTACAACAAAGTTTCCTAAGGACTTTGGGGAGAAAATCAGTAGCTGCCGCTGGTTGAGGACAACACTGGGATACAAATGTCCTGATGAATGTATACTCTTTGATCGAAAGCAGTCTTATATCTACAAGGAGGATGGCCCTTTCATCGATGAATCTTTCTATGGTTCAGAAATAGCCTCTTTCAAAGATGTCCTTGCGGAAATTGGAGCAATTGTGGATGTTAGATCTGGACATGGCCTTATTGCTCAGCATCTGAGGAACCACAAAGATACTGCTACTATTTCTCGGATATACATGTACCTTAAGGAGTGCAACTGGGAACCTATGGACAAAAAGAGTGATTGGATTTGGATACCGAATGAAAGGGAAAGTGGGGCCTGGGTGAGCCCGCTAAGCTGTGTTCTTCATGATCCGGACAATCTTTTCAGCAGCCAACTGCATGTCTTGGGAAAATACTATGAAGGGAAGCTGCTCGACTTCTTTTCATCTGCTCTTGGTGTAAGACATGCTCCGTGTGCGGAAGACTACTGCCAGCTATGGAGCACATGGGAGAGCTTGTCCAGTGAGCTATCGATAGTCGACTGTGCTTCTTTCTGGAAGTACATTGCAAAGAAGTGGAGCAAGAACACGGAGAAACTTCTTTCAGGTTGTGCCAAGGTTCCAGTTTGTGTGGATGGAAAGATAATTTTATCACAGAAGGAGGACGTGTTTATTCCTGATGATCTACTTCTCAAGGATTTGTTTGACAAGCTCCCTCAGGAATCGTTTTTTATCTGGTATCCTTCTTGCAGCCTTCCTTCTGCCTCTCGAGCAAGGCTTAACAACATCTATGGTAGTATCGGAGTCGGGGCAATATCAAAAGCCGTTGAGAAGAACAATTCTTTCACCTTGGAGGATAGAAGTTGTAGAAAAGTTGATCAGCGTGAGTTGCTCAGTgttggtttgcttcaaatagTTCTCGCTTTCCTTGCTGATCCCGCTCTTGACATTTCTATCGAAGAGCGTCACAGGATGGTTTCTTGGCTGTTAAATGTGGTTGTCCTAGAGACCGACAGGCCAATCACGGTGGGATATCGTGTAAATCTGTCTGGTGGAAGGTCCGTGGATGTGAAGGCCAGCCGAATGCTCCGCTGGGAGAGGGTGAATGCAAAGCTGTACACGCAGCGAAGAAATGGCACAGCCAGTTGTTAcaaagaaaagatcgagtttgcgaCGAACTTTGCGGACGAGATAGCTCAAGGATTGCTCTTTGAGATGGCGGACCAGATCACTTCACTTGCAGAGCTCATAAAAATTGGCAGCCTTGTAGACTTCCAGGAGGCCGCTGTTGAATACCTGCTGAGGTCGAGGAATCTGCAGCTGTTCCCTGAAGACGAGGCTTTCCTTAACGCTGCATCACGAG GTGGCAGCAAGAACTGTTAG